One genomic segment of Arachis duranensis cultivar V14167 chromosome 4, aradu.V14167.gnm2.J7QH, whole genome shotgun sequence includes these proteins:
- the LOC107484105 gene encoding uncharacterized protein LOC107484105 isoform X2 produces the protein MAKSAIDEVSDTGAFVRSASTFRQFISRDPNSQFPAEPGRYHLYVSYACPWASRCLAYLNIKGLQKAISFSSVKPIWERTKESDEHKGWVFPDSKTEVLGAEPDLLNGAKSIRELYEIASTNYTGKFTVPVLWDKKLKTIVNNESSEIIRMFNTEFNDIAENPSLDLYPTDLRTKIDEANEWIYSGINNGVYKCGFAKMQEPYNEAVQQLYEALDKCESILSKQRYICGNLVTEADIRLFVTLIRFDEVYAVHFKCNKKLLREYPNLFNYTKDIFQIPGMSSTVNMEHIKLHYYGSHPSINPFGIVPAGPDIDYSSPHDRDRFSA, from the exons ATGGCGAAATCTGCAATCGATGAGGTATCCGACACCGGTGCTTTTGTAAGATCTGCTTCCACATTTCGGCAATTCATTTCGAGGGACCCGAATTCCCAATTCCCAGCAGAGCCAGGAAGGTATCATCTCTATGTATCATATGCTTGTCCTTGGGCTTCCAGGTGCCTTGCTTATTTGAATATCAAAGGGCTTCAGAAAGCTATAAGTTTCTCG TCAGTCAAACCCATCTGGGAAAGAACTAAAGAATCAGATGAGCATAAGGGATGGGTTTTTCCTGATTCGAAGACTGAGGTTCTAGGAGCTGAACCTGACCTATTAAACGGAGCAAAGAGCATTAGAGAACTTTATGAAATTGCAAGTACAAACTACACAGGGAAGTTCACCGTTCCG GTTCTGTGGGATAAGAAACTCAAGACCATTGTTAATAATGAGAGCTCGGAGATAATCCGCATGTTTAACACTGAATTCAACGACATTGCAGAAAATCCCTCCTTGGACTTATATCCAACTGATTTGCGAACCAAAATTGATGAGGCTAATGAGTGGATATATAGTGGAATAAACAATGGTGTTTATAAATGTGGATTTGCAAAGATGCAAGAACCATACAATGAG GCTGTACAACAATTGTATGAAGCTTTGGACAAATGTGAGAGTATACTAAGCAAGCAGCGATACATATGTGGCAACTTAGTTACTGAAGCAGACATTCGATTGTTCGTCACTCTCATCCGATTTGATGAG GTTTATGCAGTTCACTTTAAGTGCAACAAGAAGCTACTTCGGGAGTACCCAAACCTCTTCAATTACACTAAAGACATCTTCCAAATTCCCGGCATGAGTAGCACTGTGAACATGGAGCATATAAAGTTGCATTACTACGGAAGCCATCCTTCGATTAATCCATTCGGAATCGTTCCTGCTGGACCAGATATTGATTATTCTTCCCCCCATGACAGAGACAGGTTTTCTGCATaa
- the LOC107484105 gene encoding uncharacterized protein LOC107484105 isoform X1 gives MLYLTIVRPSSIYFTLSQFSFDNYNKCIIQMAKSAIDEVSDTGAFVRSASTFRQFISRDPNSQFPAEPGRYHLYVSYACPWASRCLAYLNIKGLQKAISFSSVKPIWERTKESDEHKGWVFPDSKTEVLGAEPDLLNGAKSIRELYEIASTNYTGKFTVPVLWDKKLKTIVNNESSEIIRMFNTEFNDIAENPSLDLYPTDLRTKIDEANEWIYSGINNGVYKCGFAKMQEPYNEAVQQLYEALDKCESILSKQRYICGNLVTEADIRLFVTLIRFDEVYAVHFKCNKKLLREYPNLFNYTKDIFQIPGMSSTVNMEHIKLHYYGSHPSINPFGIVPAGPDIDYSSPHDRDRFSA, from the exons ATGTTGTATCTCACAATAGTGCGCCCCAGCAGCATATACTTTACTCTCTCCCAATTTTCCTTCGACAACTACAACAAG TGTATTATTCAAATGGCGAAATCTGCAATCGATGAGGTATCCGACACCGGTGCTTTTGTAAGATCTGCTTCCACATTTCGGCAATTCATTTCGAGGGACCCGAATTCCCAATTCCCAGCAGAGCCAGGAAGGTATCATCTCTATGTATCATATGCTTGTCCTTGGGCTTCCAGGTGCCTTGCTTATTTGAATATCAAAGGGCTTCAGAAAGCTATAAGTTTCTCG TCAGTCAAACCCATCTGGGAAAGAACTAAAGAATCAGATGAGCATAAGGGATGGGTTTTTCCTGATTCGAAGACTGAGGTTCTAGGAGCTGAACCTGACCTATTAAACGGAGCAAAGAGCATTAGAGAACTTTATGAAATTGCAAGTACAAACTACACAGGGAAGTTCACCGTTCCG GTTCTGTGGGATAAGAAACTCAAGACCATTGTTAATAATGAGAGCTCGGAGATAATCCGCATGTTTAACACTGAATTCAACGACATTGCAGAAAATCCCTCCTTGGACTTATATCCAACTGATTTGCGAACCAAAATTGATGAGGCTAATGAGTGGATATATAGTGGAATAAACAATGGTGTTTATAAATGTGGATTTGCAAAGATGCAAGAACCATACAATGAG GCTGTACAACAATTGTATGAAGCTTTGGACAAATGTGAGAGTATACTAAGCAAGCAGCGATACATATGTGGCAACTTAGTTACTGAAGCAGACATTCGATTGTTCGTCACTCTCATCCGATTTGATGAG GTTTATGCAGTTCACTTTAAGTGCAACAAGAAGCTACTTCGGGAGTACCCAAACCTCTTCAATTACACTAAAGACATCTTCCAAATTCCCGGCATGAGTAGCACTGTGAACATGGAGCATATAAAGTTGCATTACTACGGAAGCCATCCTTCGATTAATCCATTCGGAATCGTTCCTGCTGGACCAGATATTGATTATTCTTCCCCCCATGACAGAGACAGGTTTTCTGCATaa